A region of Toxorhynchites rutilus septentrionalis strain SRP chromosome 1, ASM2978413v1, whole genome shotgun sequence DNA encodes the following proteins:
- the LOC129780168 gene encoding uncharacterized protein LOC129780168, producing MCPFPMFKDKPLRFEIHHLQFKSDSITRRLSIDGPHPGNWFAVAFISWTDPNNERIEQQGLAPSCETLLMSEMAVTRITPAILNTQGSHRGVLGTNQTEPNSYKFFVPSGVAVVTWSLQITKPCNDCSDVSFFVQTHSLPTHKDYLQNAIICPNQTGDISIDFYPQESAWHYVDLDFLGEEDSHSNRSSNETARREAKFQELEYVIGMDFISTQEEPLPEDGDDDKHDTVKASVEKTIQRRMFDQHPLLRQTYREFFMFDYDLLPDINGTVPLTLNLSAGNPALLAFDVNDVYDIGGTLSFAVAMRQDMKGALIDAHQANSNDHVGVVAEKLIDVQEDFVEETTTTTSTTATPATGSKEVNRSNQTVIVCMHLGEPGVPTWPDKCTYGRHIFPAAIIVNNSDSDTSTGLVHVPFPEPGKWYVTLGIFCHGTETAAKVTIIDSVKDFIKKYREILFDMKQPCACSESAAYYRRCLADDACLSSLNETETLKIKECIMDVKCTEHFDDMAKKFEIHHKYTTEQSAAVDGTCNGSVVFTISSSPCVAGRCGRFGRCYHYMSGGFVFSTCLCLRSYRGWDCTEDSQVPSSASVLLASLMLILSNLLFLPSIFFAIKRGYYTESIIYFFAMFFSTFYHACDSGEEEFSFCLVKIGVLQFCDFYCGLLAIWVTLIAMSNVRHQFVSLLHMLGAILLAFGTELNKQSLWVFLAPALTGLCLISISWGMRCRKTKKCFPSRGYLALYLPIGTVLVMVGLVCYAFLQTKQNYHIVHSIWHMVMALSILCLLPGRKTFQPKC from the exons atgtgtccattCCCAATGTTCAAGGACAAGCCTCTTCG ATTCGAGATACATCATTTACAATTTAAATCCGACAGCATAACGAGACGGCTGAGCATTGATGGGCCACATCCGGGTAATTGGTTCGCCGTGGCGTTCATCAGCTGGACCGATCCAAACAACGAACGCATCGAGCAGCAAG GTTTGGCCCCGTCCTGTGAGACACTGCTGATGTCCGAGATGGCCGTGACCCGCATTACGCCCGCAATTCTAAACACACAGGGCTCGCACAGAGGTGTGCTCGGTACCAACCAGACTGAGCCGAACAGTTACAAGTTTTTCGTGCCCAGCGGGGTTGCGGTGGTGACCTGGAGCCTGCAGATCACCAAACCTTGCAACGATTGCAGCGATGTGAGCTTCTTCGTACAGACGCACTCGTTGCCTACGCACAAGGACTACCTGCAGAATGCGATCATCTGTCCGAACCAGACGGGCGATATTAGCATTGATTTCTATCCCCAGGAAAGCGCCTGGCATTACGTGGATTTGGACTTTTTGGGAGAAGAGGACAGTCATTCGAACCGATCGAGCAATGAGACCGCCAGACGGGAGGCGAAGTTCCAGGAGCTGGAATATGTGATAGGGATGGATTTTATTTCCACACAGGAGGAACCACTACCCGAAGATGGGGACGACGACAAACATGACACGGTGAAGGCATCCGTTGAAAAGACTATCCAAAGGAGGATGTTCGATCAGCACCCGCTACTGCGACAAACCTATCGGGAGTTCTTTATGTTTGACTACGACCTACTACCGGATATCAACGGGACGGTACCTTTGACTTTGAACCTGAGCGCCGGGAATCCGGCGCTACTTGCTTTCGATGTTAACGATGTCTACGACATCGGTGGAACGCTGAGTTTCGCTGTCGCTATGCGACAGGACATGAAGGGTGCCCTTATCGACGCTCATCAGGCAAACAGCAACGATCACGTCGGGGTAGTGGCCGAGAAGTTGATCGACGTTCAAGAGGACTTCGTGGAGGAAACGACCACGACTACTAGCACAACGGCAACACCGGCTACCGGTTCCAAAGAGGTGAACCGTAGCAACCAAACAGTTATCGTGTGCATGCACCTCGGAGAACCCGGAGTTCCGACCTGGCCTGACAAATGCACCTACGGAAGACATATTTTCCCGGCGGCGATTATCGTTAACAATTCGGATTCGGACACCAGCACCGGTTTGGTTCATGTTCCCTTTCCAGAGCCCGGAAAGTGGTACGTCACGTTGGGCATCTTCTGTCACGGGACCGAAACGGCAGCGAAAGTTACCATCATCGACAGCGTAAAGGACTTCATCAAGAAGTATCGGGAAATACTGTTCGATATGAAACAACCGTGCGCATGCTCGGAGTCTGCCGCATACTACCGGCGATGTCTGGCCGACGACGCGTGTCTATCGTCGTTGAACGAAACGGAGACACTCAAAATTAAGGAGTGCATAATGGACGTGAAATGTACGGAGCATTTCGACGATATGGcgaagaaatttgaaattcaccaTAAATACACCACGGAGCAGAGTGCAGCCGTCGATGGAACGTGCAACGGTAGCGTAGTGTTCACGATATCTTCGAGTCCGTGTGTGGCCGGAAGGTGTGGGCGATTTGGGCGCTGCTACCACTACATGTCCGGGGGATTCGTATTCTCGACGTGTCTCTGCTTGAGAAGCTACCGGGGCTGGGATTGTACCGAAGATTCGCAGGTTCCATCCAGCGCTTCGGTTCTGCTTGCCTCGCTAATGTTAATCCTCTCCAATCTACTGTTCCTGCCGAGCATTTTCTTCGCTATTAAACGCGGTTACTACACGGAGTCGATCATATATTTCTTCGCAATGTTCTTCTCAACGTTTTACCATGCGTGCGACTCGGGTGAGGAAGAGTTCAGCTTCTGTCTTGTTAAAATCGGGGTTCTACAATTCTGTGATTTCTACTGTGGTCTGCTAGCGATCTGGGTAACACTGATAGCGATGTCCAACGTGAGACACCAGTTCGTCTCGCTACTGCACATGCTCGGAGCGATCCTCCTCGCATTTGGCACCGAGCTAAACAAACAGTCCCTCTGGGTATTCCTGGCCCCAGCTTTGACAGGTCTCTGTCTCATCTCGATCAGCTGGGGTATGCGGTGTCGCAAAACGAAGAAATGTTTCCCCTCGCGGGGGTACCTTGCCCTTTATCTACCCATTGGAACCGTCCTCGTGATGGTCGGTCTCGTTTGCTACGCCTTCCTGCAAACCAAGCAAAATTACCACATAGTCCACTCGATCTGGCACATGGTAATGGCACTGAGCATTCTCTGCCTGCTGCCGGGGCGCAAAACGTTCCAACCAAAGTGCTAG